One window of Mesorhizobium sp. WSM4904 genomic DNA carries:
- a CDS encoding ABC transporter substrate-binding protein produces MALAFVVAAAGCQSKSGASDVLDPSAIAAPASQAGSTTTTAPAQLTATSAAAPKGNLTLGSGPTKITMLLPLSAPGSAGEDGRKMYDAARLAMTDLGDKLLTLTIEDTRGDSGYAKDLAVKAITSGGAKAIIGPDELAAAQHLAKLSGTQRPPVLALADNFAGGPGVYSVRLSEADSAAAGAAAVAGKGARKFVLLVPAGSNAGAIEARVGNALSIYGAALAVTLPYSASDGAKVVSDMGSLVEAPDAVIVAGGDGSPMPVLAALKAKGIPGKAVTLIGTDRWLERPIDPLYEGAYIATLDQGETGPIADRFKATYNYQPDVNVAYAYDMVALSAGIASSVGPNGFSKQVLENASGFRGSTGLFRFRADGSSQRSMPFFRIEKGKLKLVEKQTSGF; encoded by the coding sequence TTGGCACTCGCTTTTGTCGTTGCCGCGGCCGGCTGCCAGTCGAAGAGCGGCGCGTCGGACGTGCTCGACCCTTCCGCGATCGCCGCGCCGGCAAGCCAGGCCGGCAGCACCACCACCACGGCGCCCGCGCAGCTGACCGCCACCTCCGCCGCCGCGCCGAAGGGCAATCTGACGCTCGGCAGCGGCCCGACCAAAATCACCATGCTTTTGCCGCTGTCGGCCCCGGGAAGCGCCGGCGAGGACGGCCGGAAGATGTATGACGCCGCAAGGCTCGCGATGACCGATCTCGGCGACAAGCTGTTGACGCTGACGATCGAGGACACGCGCGGCGACAGCGGTTATGCCAAGGATCTGGCGGTGAAGGCGATCACCTCGGGTGGCGCGAAGGCGATCATCGGGCCGGACGAGCTCGCGGCGGCGCAGCACCTCGCCAAGCTCTCCGGCACGCAGCGGCCGCCGGTGCTGGCGCTGGCCGACAATTTCGCCGGCGGCCCCGGCGTCTATTCGGTGCGGCTGAGCGAGGCCGACAGCGCGGCCGCGGGCGCGGCAGCGGTGGCCGGCAAAGGCGCCAGGAAATTCGTGCTCCTGGTGCCGGCGGGTTCGAATGCCGGCGCGATCGAGGCCCGTGTCGGCAACGCGCTCAGCATCTATGGCGCGGCGCTTGCCGTCACGCTGCCCTATTCGGCGTCGGACGGCGCCAAGGTGGTGTCCGACATGGGCTCGCTGGTCGAGGCGCCCGACGCCGTGATCGTGGCCGGCGGCGACGGCAGCCCGATGCCCGTGCTTGCGGCGTTGAAGGCGAAAGGCATTCCCGGCAAGGCCGTGACGCTGATCGGCACCGACCGCTGGCTGGAGCGGCCGATCGATCCGCTCTACGAGGGCGCCTATATCGCGACGCTCGACCAGGGCGAGACCGGGCCGATCGCCGACCGCTTCAAGGCGACCTACAATTACCAGCCCGACGTCAACGTCGCCTACGCCTACGACATGGTGGCGCTGTCGGCCGGCATTGCGAGCTCGGTCGGCCCGAACGGTTTTTCCAAGCAGGTGTTGGAGAACGCAAGCGGCTTCCGCGGCTCGACCGGCCTGTTCCGCTTCCGCGCCGACGGCTCGAGCCAAAGATCGATGCCGTTCTTCAGGATCGAAAAGGGCAAGCTGAAGCTGGTGGAGAAGCAGACCTCGGGGTTTTGA
- a CDS encoding phosphatase PAP2 family protein, with the protein MPTTEAILHGGSVAAWRANNSFYIAIATYILLAVIAAEHWGIPIDVKLYNQGFWVFGCAVAVVLFSIISIRVMLSRPERIFPEIKAKLAKYQLGERIIRGVPVLIVFPIFFSIFTSMKEGINRIVPFYFDQKLVEIDRFINFGTDAWRVFHPVLGIGAATFTINFFYNLWFVFMFVVLFCVIFSVGNDRLRSRYLVAFVLTWAILGNVAATIFASVGPAFVMPFFGDGTFAPLMDYLKATNNVYPVWALYAQNMLLTNAASDGPRMGSGISAFPSMHVAIAMLNAVFLWRFGGILRWIGVAFLIMTQLGAVHLAWHYAIDGYASMLATPIIWMLAGWLSTSTKRG; encoded by the coding sequence ATGCCGACGACAGAGGCTATACTTCATGGCGGTAGCGTAGCCGCCTGGCGCGCGAACAACTCCTTCTACATCGCGATCGCGACTTACATACTCCTTGCGGTTATCGCAGCCGAACATTGGGGAATCCCCATAGACGTGAAGCTTTACAATCAGGGTTTCTGGGTTTTTGGATGCGCTGTAGCAGTCGTCTTGTTTTCGATTATTTCTATCCGCGTAATGCTGAGCAGGCCGGAACGGATATTTCCAGAAATTAAGGCGAAGCTTGCAAAATATCAACTTGGCGAACGAATAATAAGGGGTGTTCCGGTTTTAATTGTGTTCCCGATATTTTTCTCGATTTTTACAAGTATGAAGGAAGGAATAAACAGAATAGTCCCATTTTACTTCGATCAAAAGCTAGTTGAAATTGACAGGTTCATAAATTTCGGTACCGATGCTTGGAGGGTATTTCACCCGGTATTGGGAATAGGAGCCGCGACATTTACAATTAATTTCTTTTATAACCTTTGGTTTGTATTTATGTTTGTGGTTTTATTTTGTGTAATATTCTCCGTGGGCAATGATCGCCTCCGCTCTCGCTATCTGGTGGCTTTTGTTCTGACGTGGGCCATCCTCGGAAATGTCGCAGCGACAATATTTGCCTCGGTCGGCCCAGCCTTCGTCATGCCGTTCTTCGGTGACGGCACCTTTGCTCCGCTTATGGATTACCTCAAGGCTACGAATAACGTCTACCCTGTATGGGCTCTATACGCACAGAACATGCTTCTCACTAATGCAGCATCAGACGGTCCCCGTATGGGTAGCGGGATTTCGGCCTTCCCTTCAATGCATGTTGCCATAGCCATGTTGAACGCAGTCTTCCTCTGGCGTTTTGGCGGTATATTGCGATGGATTGGCGTTGCCTTCCTAATCATGACCCAACTGGGTGCTGTGCACCTAGCTTGGCACTACGCTATTGACGGCTACGCATCCATGCTAGCAACGCCCATCATTTGGATGCTCGCGGGATGGCTCTCAACAAGCACGAAACGTGGCTGA
- a CDS encoding prepilin peptidase codes for MSLLLAVSLFFKMLSVPLLGRIAWLDFTTQKISNRDVLMLLCLGLGSLQLMSVQAGSWWDMGLSAIAALLLFVVLFPLWALRKLGAGDVKLMAIIPFVIGGPGLAFFSILLLLFALATAAVIKYPFMLPEGAFRVYVQHLDRKGVVPFGVPISLAAICTIVLLLTNSVYAHV; via the coding sequence ATGAGCCTTCTGCTCGCGGTATCGCTCTTCTTCAAGATGCTTTCCGTTCCCCTGCTCGGAAGGATTGCCTGGCTCGACTTCACGACCCAGAAAATATCGAACCGCGACGTCCTGATGCTGCTTTGCCTAGGCCTCGGTTCCTTACAACTGATGTCCGTTCAGGCGGGATCGTGGTGGGACATGGGATTAAGCGCTATCGCCGCATTGCTGCTGTTTGTCGTTCTCTTTCCGCTCTGGGCTCTGCGGAAGCTGGGCGCTGGCGACGTGAAACTGATGGCGATTATTCCATTCGTGATTGGAGGCCCTGGCCTTGCTTTCTTCTCGATTTTGCTCCTGCTGTTTGCGCTCGCCACTGCTGCGGTCATAAAATATCCTTTTATGCTGCCCGAGGGGGCTTTCCGCGTTTACGTTCAGCACCTGGACCGTAAGGGTGTCGTACCGTTCGGGGTGCCAATCTCGCTCGCTGCGATCTGCACGATAGTGCTGCTGCTCACGAATAGCGTATATGCTCATGTGTGA
- a CDS encoding tetratricopeptide repeat protein, giving the protein MTRPKRIAVAASLLLIFLAGCQTNDSTGGVVRTNEPAKGDYTAFGDAFDGLKTISDVDYYASDQAVTEAKTQFRSENYGNAGALFYKATRLAPNDGVAWLGLAASCDRIRRFDLADLAYGRAYRLLGATPEYYNNLGYSYLLRGKLQEARDNFLKAYELAPNDPTVANNLKLLSSSVRNIERS; this is encoded by the coding sequence ATGACACGGCCAAAGCGCATCGCAGTCGCGGCCAGCCTGCTGCTTATCTTCCTTGCAGGTTGCCAGACGAATGACTCCACCGGCGGTGTCGTTCGCACCAACGAGCCCGCCAAAGGCGACTACACCGCCTTTGGCGACGCCTTCGACGGGCTGAAGACGATCAGCGACGTCGACTACTATGCATCGGACCAGGCGGTCACCGAGGCCAAGACCCAGTTCCGTTCCGAGAACTACGGCAACGCCGGCGCCCTGTTCTACAAGGCCACACGGCTGGCGCCCAATGACGGCGTCGCCTGGCTGGGTCTTGCCGCCTCGTGCGATCGCATCCGGCGCTTCGACCTTGCCGACCTCGCCTACGGCCGCGCCTATCGTTTGCTTGGCGCGACGCCGGAATATTACAACAATCTCGGCTACTCCTATCTGCTGCGCGGCAAGCTGCAGGAAGCGCGTGATAATTTCCTCAAGGCCTACGAGCTCGCGCCCAACGATCCGACCGTGGCCAACAATCTGAAGCTGCTATCGTCCAGCGTGCGGAACATCGAGCGGTCATGA
- a CDS encoding type II secretion system F family protein has protein sequence MLLSLAIFLAAGTLFLLIALVLAPVLQTRKRIAESLLSEGITSRRSLTAQQEINKLSAQRPVDAYFRAIEKERGEPNALEAKLFRAGFHQPSAPIIYTISRLGAVCIGFLVSYALFSHLLPPRLPSVFAFAGAALIGLGCIVIPSIMLDRFENTQKQIYRRGFPDFMDMMITCADAGMSLEAAVDRVGNELAGTHKWLGIQLSIMNLQLRAGKPLREALRELADRIGLDEAKALAVLFRQSEELGTSLTEALRVYSDEMRNQRIMRAEEQANALPVKMMIPLGLCIFPVVLMVVMLPVIIRMKGIFF, from the coding sequence ATGTTACTATCCCTCGCCATATTTTTGGCGGCGGGCACGCTTTTCCTCCTGATCGCCCTGGTACTGGCACCGGTTCTCCAGACGAGAAAGCGGATCGCTGAAAGCCTTTTGTCGGAGGGGATAACAAGTCGCCGCTCGCTGACGGCGCAACAGGAAATTAATAAGTTGTCGGCCCAGCGTCCTGTCGACGCTTACTTCCGTGCTATCGAGAAAGAGCGCGGTGAACCCAATGCTCTTGAGGCAAAACTCTTCCGCGCCGGCTTCCACCAGCCGAGTGCGCCAATCATCTATACGATCTCGCGTCTGGGCGCAGTATGCATTGGCTTTCTCGTCAGCTACGCTTTGTTTTCCCACTTGCTGCCACCTCGACTGCCGAGTGTATTCGCCTTTGCCGGGGCGGCTCTGATCGGTCTGGGCTGCATCGTCATCCCAAGTATCATGCTCGATCGCTTTGAGAATACTCAAAAGCAGATCTACCGGCGCGGCTTTCCTGACTTTATGGACATGATGATTACCTGCGCCGATGCAGGCATGAGCCTGGAGGCCGCGGTTGATCGAGTTGGCAACGAACTCGCCGGCACCCACAAATGGCTCGGCATTCAGCTTTCTATCATGAATCTACAGCTGCGCGCCGGCAAACCGTTGCGCGAGGCGCTGCGCGAATTGGCGGATCGCATCGGCCTTGATGAGGCGAAGGCCCTTGCGGTGCTGTTTCGTCAATCGGAGGAGCTCGGCACGAGCCTCACCGAGGCGTTGCGCGTCTATAGCGACGAAATGCGTAACCAGAGGATCATGCGCGCGGAAGAGCAGGCCAATGCGCTACCGGTCAAGATGATGATCCCACTGGGCCTGTGCATCTTCCCGGTTGTGCTGATGGTGGTCATGCTGCCGGTGATCATTCGCATGAAAGGCATTTTCTTCTAA
- a CDS encoding type II secretion system F family protein — MISGQTLLYLVYVLAAASVILAVEVMYVSVAGTRARAGIINRRLQVMGEDAPAERSLQGLLQERGLTSSGDFAFGAVALNRLYTQSGITGNPISFAAVFLLAGLVLALVATLLLDFSTSFAGLVFLFVAFALPFLVLRRARDKRIAKFASQLPDALDMIVRSLRAGHPTTVAIGLVAREMPDPLGTEFGIVSDEISFGLSLEQAVRKLSERVGFEGLHLLSVSLSIQAKTGGNLTEILSNLASVLRERRKLRLKIRALSAEGRMSAWIISLFPVLMFLILLGIAPSYYGDVWNSPLIMPVFLLFGAWALLGDYIMYRMVNFDF; from the coding sequence ATGATTTCCGGCCAAACGCTGCTTTATCTGGTCTACGTGCTAGCCGCTGCCTCGGTCATTCTCGCCGTTGAGGTTATGTACGTCTCGGTTGCGGGGACGCGCGCAAGAGCAGGCATAATAAACCGCCGCCTTCAAGTTATGGGCGAGGATGCTCCGGCGGAACGGAGCCTGCAAGGGCTTCTCCAGGAGCGTGGTTTGACGTCATCGGGCGATTTTGCCTTTGGCGCCGTAGCCCTCAATCGCCTTTACACACAGTCCGGTATAACTGGCAATCCGATCAGTTTTGCGGCAGTCTTCTTGTTGGCGGGGCTCGTGCTAGCCTTGGTCGCCACACTTCTCCTGGATTTCTCGACTTCCTTCGCGGGTCTCGTCTTCCTGTTTGTTGCATTCGCTTTGCCTTTCCTCGTGCTGCGGCGAGCTAGAGACAAGCGGATTGCCAAATTCGCCAGCCAGCTTCCTGACGCGCTCGACATGATCGTGCGCTCCCTTCGCGCCGGTCATCCGACAACCGTGGCGATCGGGCTCGTGGCACGTGAAATGCCGGATCCGCTTGGAACCGAATTCGGCATTGTCTCGGATGAGATCTCGTTTGGCCTCAGCCTTGAGCAGGCCGTGCGAAAGTTATCAGAGCGTGTCGGCTTCGAGGGATTGCACCTTCTGTCCGTGTCACTTTCCATTCAGGCAAAGACCGGTGGCAATCTCACTGAAATCCTGTCCAACCTGGCGTCGGTCTTGCGCGAGCGGCGCAAGCTTCGACTGAAGATCAGGGCCTTGTCGGCCGAGGGTCGGATGTCGGCATGGATCATCTCACTCTTTCCGGTGCTGATGTTCCTCATCCTGTTGGGAATTGCCCCGAGCTATTATGGCGACGTTTGGAACAGTCCGCTCATTATGCCGGTGTTCCTGCTCTTCGGAGCCTGGGCGCTATTGGGTGACTACATCATGTACCGCATGGTCAATTTCGATTTCTAG
- a CDS encoding CpaF family protein, producing the protein MLGRFIKGQGEQRAPQQAPLIANGAAVVQPVQAEPVSDDFLSLKVDLHRHLIDRFNLTALENASKDEILNEIRPIVREFVRGRNTPLNARELDQLTSDTADEMLGLGPIEPLLKDDSIADILINTHKHVFIERRGVLEETAIRFRDEAHLLRIVNKIVSNIGRRVDESAPMVDARLDDGSRVNIAVRPISVDGPLVSIRKFSKHPYSLERLIAFNSIRPPMVELLRIAVQSRKSILVSGGTGSGKTTLLNALSSYIPSRERLVTIEDAAELQLQQPHVGRLETRPPNIEGKGEVRQRELLKNALRMRPDRIIVGEVRGEEAFDMLQAMNTGHEGSMTTIHANTPRDAISRLEQMVGMAGMPMTNDSIRAQIASAIDIIVQTQRLSDGGRRVVSISEITGMEGNVVQLQEIYHFVRRDIASDGTIIGEFRATGVRPRFATEVATLGHHFAKDAFNPQVPL; encoded by the coding sequence ATGTTGGGTCGCTTCATCAAAGGGCAGGGTGAGCAGCGCGCGCCGCAACAGGCGCCCTTGATAGCCAATGGCGCGGCGGTCGTGCAGCCAGTCCAGGCCGAGCCGGTCTCGGACGATTTCCTGTCGCTCAAGGTCGACCTGCATCGTCATCTCATAGACAGGTTCAATCTGACCGCCCTTGAAAATGCTTCCAAGGACGAGATCCTGAACGAGATCCGGCCGATCGTGCGTGAATTCGTCCGTGGCCGAAACACTCCGCTCAACGCGCGAGAGCTCGACCAGCTGACCAGCGACACGGCGGACGAGATGCTGGGGCTCGGACCGATTGAGCCTCTACTCAAGGACGATTCGATCGCCGACATCCTGATTAATACGCACAAGCATGTGTTTATCGAGCGCCGCGGTGTATTGGAAGAAACGGCGATCCGTTTCCGCGATGAGGCGCATCTGCTTCGGATCGTCAACAAGATCGTCTCGAATATCGGCAGGCGTGTCGACGAATCGGCGCCGATGGTTGATGCGCGCCTCGACGACGGTTCTCGCGTCAACATCGCCGTGCGGCCGATCTCGGTCGATGGTCCGCTGGTCTCGATCCGCAAGTTCTCCAAGCATCCCTATTCGCTGGAACGGCTGATCGCGTTCAACTCGATCCGCCCGCCGATGGTCGAACTGCTGCGGATCGCGGTGCAGTCGCGCAAATCGATCCTGGTCTCGGGCGGTACCGGCAGCGGCAAAACCACGCTGCTGAATGCCTTGTCCAGCTACATTCCCAGCAGGGAGCGCCTGGTTACCATCGAGGACGCCGCGGAACTGCAATTGCAGCAGCCGCATGTTGGCCGATTGGAGACTCGCCCTCCTAATATCGAGGGCAAAGGTGAGGTCCGTCAGCGTGAGTTGTTGAAGAACGCGCTGCGCATGCGTCCGGACCGCATCATCGTCGGCGAGGTGCGCGGCGAGGAAGCGTTCGACATGCTGCAGGCCATGAACACCGGCCATGAAGGCTCGATGACGACCATTCACGCCAACACGCCGAGAGATGCGATCTCTCGCCTCGAGCAGATGGTCGGCATGGCTGGCATGCCGATGACCAACGACTCGATCCGGGCTCAGATCGCCTCGGCCATCGACATTATCGTGCAAACACAGCGCCTTTCCGATGGCGGACGACGAGTGGTTTCGATTTCCGAGATTACCGGCATGGAAGGCAACGTCGTCCAGTTGCAGGAAATCTATCATTTCGTTCGGCGCGATATTGCCTCAGACGGCACGATCATCGGCGAGTTTCGCGCCACCGGGGTTCGGCCGCGTTTTGCGACAGAAGTCGCGACCCTGGGGCATCATTTCGCCAAGGACGCCTTCAATCCGCAGGTGCCGCTCTGA
- a CDS encoding Flp family type IVb pilin yields the protein MKKLMTMARQFRDEENGAAMVEYTVLLGIITVAVIATIILVGTWVSGKWTALYSAISGT from the coding sequence ATGAAGAAGCTCATGACGATGGCCCGGCAGTTCCGCGACGAAGAGAACGGTGCTGCTATGGTCGAATACACGGTTCTTCTCGGCATCATCACCGTTGCCGTGATCGCGACCATTATCCTGGTCGGCACCTGGGTGAGCGGTAAGTGGACCGCATTGTACTCAGCGATTTCGGGTACGTAA
- the cpaB gene encoding Flp pilus assembly protein CpaB produces MRANTIIMIILAGVFGVLAVVLANMWLANQRSAMAKPGDVARDTVVVAAVPLKFGDSLSADKLREIAWPAGAVPSGAFKTTKELLAGDGTKQALQAIGVNEPVLATKITGPGQRATLSAVLAEGMKAVSIRVNDVLGVAGFVFPGDRVDILLTRTVRGDQGADRSFVDVLLQSVKVLAVDQVADESKENPQVVKAVTVEVSTKDAQKLTLAAGAGQLSLALRQTAANKGETTERVTLADLTGDTPDDVAKRQAELDRQKAADAAAAEERKRADDKIDGLAKAVDRVGSKIDELNKAKPAPVVASAPQVKEVVKYVQPEPPTRVTVGVFRGVKLESYEVPRQD; encoded by the coding sequence ATGCGCGCGAACACTATAATTATGATCATCCTTGCCGGAGTCTTTGGCGTGCTCGCGGTAGTGCTTGCCAACATGTGGCTTGCCAATCAGCGCAGCGCCATGGCTAAGCCCGGCGATGTGGCGCGCGATACCGTTGTGGTAGCCGCAGTGCCGCTCAAATTCGGCGACTCACTGAGCGCCGACAAATTGCGCGAGATCGCTTGGCCTGCGGGCGCGGTTCCATCTGGCGCTTTCAAGACAACCAAGGAGCTTCTGGCTGGCGACGGCACCAAGCAGGCGCTTCAAGCGATCGGCGTTAACGAACCGGTTCTCGCCACCAAGATCACCGGCCCAGGCCAGCGTGCCACGCTCTCGGCGGTGCTAGCGGAAGGCATGAAGGCCGTCTCCATTCGCGTGAATGACGTCCTCGGCGTCGCGGGCTTTGTCTTCCCCGGCGACCGTGTCGACATACTGCTGACCCGCACCGTTCGCGGTGACCAAGGCGCCGACAGGAGCTTTGTCGACGTGCTGCTGCAAAGCGTCAAGGTGCTTGCCGTCGACCAGGTCGCCGACGAAAGCAAGGAAAATCCGCAAGTCGTTAAGGCGGTCACCGTTGAGGTCAGCACCAAGGATGCGCAGAAGCTGACTCTAGCCGCCGGCGCCGGGCAGCTGTCGCTGGCGCTTCGCCAGACCGCGGCCAACAAGGGTGAGACGACAGAGCGCGTCACGCTCGCCGATCTGACCGGCGATACGCCGGACGATGTCGCGAAACGCCAAGCGGAGCTCGACAGGCAGAAAGCAGCGGACGCCGCGGCTGCCGAAGAGCGCAAGCGTGCGGACGACAAGATCGACGGCCTGGCCAAGGCGGTGGATCGTGTCGGCAGCAAGATCGACGAGTTGAACAAGGCAAAGCCTGCGCCGGTCGTCGCTTCCGCTCCGCAGGTCAAGGAAGTGGTCAAATACGTGCAGCCCGAGCCACCCACGCGGGTGACCGTGGGTGTGTTCCGGGGCGTCAAGCTCGAATCGTATGAGGTGCCGCGACAGGACTGA
- a CDS encoding type II and III secretion system protein family protein yields MQAFWVRIAAAALSLVGVSALLDHSAWAADRFIDVSSPSLHRVFVPVSQSATITVNATLGDIVVGDEKIADAQPMTDKTLYIIGKSVGTTTVNLFSEDKRSLGAIQIEVGQDVSDMAAAIRQVAPKARIEIGSINGKVRLSGHVKDAATLTQIVEVTQQYGPDAIINAVTIDDSEQVNLSVRILEAKRNAGRDLGVSFKSTNRSGTTKVGTGIAAVDKDNVVLGSGTLLSGLLSNASPFGALLTRVIDSNVKVDLYIEALESKGLVRLLAEPNLTTVSGETASFNAGGEVPIRSVNSQGEIEIVFKQFGVNLNFTPVVLDDGKIHMKLAPEVSDLTGFTPAGDPIFTNRKLATVVDLRDGQSFAVGGLLSSKNTRLQEQVPWLGQVPIIGALFHNSSTQKEETELVVIVTPHLVRPVKPGEQLATPFDKTKPANDPELFLLGQLEVSKDMIRKYELGDGVTGPYGHMLDVKSKDKLVYVKK; encoded by the coding sequence ATGCAGGCGTTTTGGGTTCGGATAGCGGCGGCCGCGCTATCCTTGGTGGGCGTATCGGCGCTATTGGACCATTCGGCCTGGGCGGCCGACCGCTTCATCGACGTGTCGAGCCCGTCGCTGCACCGCGTGTTCGTGCCCGTTTCCCAATCCGCGACGATCACGGTCAACGCGACGCTGGGCGATATCGTCGTCGGCGACGAAAAGATCGCCGATGCCCAGCCGATGACCGACAAGACGCTCTACATCATCGGCAAGAGTGTCGGCACCACCACGGTCAACCTGTTTTCCGAAGACAAGCGCTCGCTGGGCGCCATCCAGATCGAGGTCGGCCAGGATGTCAGCGACATGGCGGCCGCCATTCGCCAGGTGGCGCCGAAAGCGCGCATCGAGATCGGCTCGATCAACGGCAAGGTTCGGCTGAGCGGCCATGTCAAGGATGCGGCCACGTTAACGCAGATCGTCGAGGTGACGCAGCAATACGGCCCCGACGCCATCATCAACGCCGTCACGATCGACGACAGCGAGCAGGTCAATCTCTCGGTCCGCATCCTGGAGGCCAAGCGCAACGCCGGCCGCGATCTCGGCGTGTCCTTCAAGAGCACGAATAGAAGCGGCACCACAAAAGTCGGAACCGGCATTGCCGCAGTGGATAAAGACAATGTAGTGCTCGGGTCGGGTACTTTGCTCAGCGGGCTCCTGTCCAATGCCAGTCCGTTCGGAGCACTGCTTACGCGCGTCATCGACAGCAACGTCAAAGTTGACTTGTACATCGAGGCGCTCGAGTCGAAAGGGCTGGTGCGGCTGCTCGCCGAACCGAACCTCACCACGGTTTCAGGCGAAACTGCAAGCTTCAACGCCGGCGGCGAGGTGCCGATCCGCAGCGTCAACAGCCAAGGCGAGATCGAAATCGTTTTCAAGCAGTTCGGCGTCAATCTGAACTTCACGCCTGTCGTGCTCGACGACGGCAAGATCCACATGAAGCTGGCGCCGGAAGTCAGCGACCTGACCGGCTTCACGCCTGCCGGCGACCCGATCTTCACAAATCGTAAGCTGGCGACCGTGGTCGACCTGCGTGACGGCCAGAGCTTTGCCGTGGGCGGACTGCTCTCCAGCAAGAACACCAGGCTGCAGGAGCAGGTGCCGTGGCTCGGCCAGGTGCCGATCATCGGCGCGCTGTTCCACAATTCGAGCACGCAGAAGGAAGAGACCGAGCTCGTCGTCATCGTCACGCCGCATCTGGTGCGGCCGGTGAAGCCTGGCGAACAGTTGGCGACGCCTTTCGACAAGACCAAGCCGGCCAACGACCCCGAGCTTTTCCTACTCGGCCAGCTCGAAGTCAGCAAGGATATGATCCGCAAATATGAGCTGGGCGACGGCGTCACCGGCCCCTATGGCCACATGTTGGATGTCAAATCGAAGGACAAGCTGGTCTATGTCAAGAAATAA